A part of Aegilops tauschii subsp. strangulata cultivar AL8/78 chromosome 2, Aet v6.0, whole genome shotgun sequence genomic DNA contains:
- the LOC109737111 gene encoding uncharacterized protein produces the protein MVEKHVVVICAAVGALALAAAVLGIIGEATKSRSFVRYDGVNCVYRRTPAFDCGIAAAASLLTGQAILTAAAGCWDGCRQRRSSSNHRRVGGYFASILSCCIICSVVLKKVRRAACRFLTILSTCAFLAGALRNDSTERRPKEGVASYYQCTVLVAGVFAGASFLSLAAAVVGIASYVAIEGAASTVVSPSAELRVVLGQPQQL, from the exons ATGGTGGAGAAACACGTGGTTGTGATATGCGCCGCCGTGGGCGCCCTGGCTCTCGCAGCAGCCGTGCTGGGTATCATCGGCGAGGCGACCAAGTCCAGGTCCTTCGTCAGGTACGACGGGGTGAACTGCGTCTACCGGAGGACGCCGGCGTTCGACTGCGGGATCGCGGCGGCCGCGTCGCTGCTCACCGGCCAGGCCATCCTCACGgcggccgccggctgctgggacGGATGCAGGCAGAGGCGATCGTCGTCCAATCATCGGCGCGTCGGTGGCTACTTCGCTTCGATACTCTCATG TTGCATTATTTGTTCGGTGGTACTGAAAAAGGTCAGGCGCGCTGCATGCAGGTTTCTCACGATCCTGTCGACGTGCGCCTTCCTCGCCGGAGCTCTCAGGAATGATAGCACGGAACGGCGACCCAAGGAGGGCGTCGCCTCTTACTACCAGTGCACCGTCCTCGTGGCCGGGGTGTTCGCCGGCGCCTCGTTCCTGTCGCTCGCCGCAGCAGTCGTCGGGATCGCCTCCTACGTCGCCATTGAAGGAGCGGCGAGCACTGTGGTGTCACCGTCGGCGGAGCTCCGGGTAGTGCTGGGGCAGCCACAGCAGCTGTAA